CGCCCTCTGCCCGCGCCGCTTCAGGGTCTGAAGGACACTGACCCGCACCGGTGTCATTTGCCGCTGTCCCCGTCCCCCTCGTCTCCGTCCTCCGGCCCCACCTGGCGTTCCGGGGCAGGCAGGGTGCGCCAGCTCGTCATGCGGTCGCTGATGTCCTGCTGGAGGCGCTGCACGTTGCCTTCCATGTGTGCCCGCGCGCTGTCGAGCTGGTGCCGCAGCCGCATGATCTCCTCCACCCCGGCGAGGTTGACGCCGAGTTCCTGGGTGAGGCGGCGAATCTCGCGCAGGTGCTCGATATCGCGTTCGGAATACAGCCGGGTCTTGCCGCTGCTGCGCCCGGGCCGGATGAGCTGTTTGCGCTCGTACAACCGTAACGTCTGCGGGTGCATGTCCACGAGTTCCGCCGCGATGGAGATCACGTAGACGGGGCGGTCCCTGGGGTCGAGCTTGCCGTCCGGGGCGGGGAGCGGCTGCGGCGCCGTCGCCCGCTCGCGCAGTTCGTCCTCGAGGCGCTCGATCTCGGCCTCGAACTCGCCCTGGAGATCGTCCAGTTCGTGCTGGAGGCGCATCACCTCCTCGACCCCGGCGAGATTGACACCGAGTTCCTGGGTGAGGCGGCGAATCTCGCGCAGATGTTCGATGTCGCGTTCGGAATACAGCCGGGTCTTGCCGCTGCTGCGCCCCGGCCGGATCAGCCCCTTGCGTTCGTAGAGCCGCAGCGTCTGCGGGTGCATGTCCACGAGTTCCGCCGCGACCGAGATCACGTAGACGGGGCGTTGCTTGGAATCGGTGGCCATACCTTGCTTGAGTATACGGGAAGCAAGGTTTTTGAACGTGGAGAAAGGTGAGGTTAACTGTTAGTGGTGAGTGGGGAGTGGAGGCTTCAGCCTGAGCATCCGCTTCCGCTTGCCGTTTCCACTGCCCACTCACCACTGCCTACTTCCTCTCCCCGGTATCATCCGCCCATGACCCAGTCCCAGAATGCCGACCTGACCGCCCTGCAAGACCGCCAGGGGGCCGAGCAGGAACTCTTTGAGCTGCTGCGGATTCCCAGCGTGAGCGCCGACCCGGCCCACACGGGGGACATGGCGCGGGCCGCCGGATTCCTGCGAGACAAGCTGCAAGCTCTCGGCTTCACGGCGCGGGTGGACCCGACCGCCGGACATCCGCTCGTGTACGCCGAACGCCTGGACGCACCCGGCCAGCCCACCGTGCTGATCTACGGGCACTACGACGTGCAGCCCGAAGCGCCGCTGGAGGAATGGGTGACGCCGCCCTTCGAGCCGACCGTGCGGAATGGCCGCATCTACGCGCGGGGCAGCACCGACGACAAGGGCCAGGCCTACGCCCATGTGCGCGGCGTGGAGCTGCTGTCGAAGGCCGGGCCGCTCCCCGTGAACGTGAAGTTCCTGCTCGAAGGCGAGGAGGAGGTGGGCAGCCCCAGCCTGGAGGCGTACCTGAAGGACCACGCCGACGAGCTGAAGGCCGACGTGATCGTAATTTCCGACGGCAGCCGCTTCGCACCGGACGTGCCCACCGTCACCTACGGCCTGCGCGGGCTGAGCTACGTGGAGATCCACGTGCAGGGTGCCAACCGCGACCTGCACAGCGGCAGCTACGGCGGGGCCGCGCCGAACCCGATCAACGCGCTGTGCGAGATCATCACCCGGCTCAAGGACGACCAGGGCCGCATCACCATCCCCGGCTTCTATGACGGCGTGGAGGAGCCGACCCCGGAGGAACGCGAGATGTGGGCCAAGCTCCCGCACAGTGACGAGGACTTCGCGGCCTCCATCGGCGTCTCCGACCTGCCCGGGGAGCAGGGGTACAGCACGCTGGAACGCCTGTGGGCGCGGCCCACACTCGACGTGAACGGCATCTGGGGCGGCTATCAGGGCGAGGGCAGCAAGACGGTGATTCCGGCGAAGGCCGGGGCGAAGGTGTCCATGCGCCTGGTACCCGGCCAGGACCCCGACCGCATCACCCGGCTGGTGCAGGACTACGTGCCCACCCTTGCCCCCCAGGGCGTCCAGGTGGAGGTGAAGGCTCTGCACGGCGGCCAGCCGGTGAAGGTGGACCTGGACTCGCCCTTCATCCAGGCCGCCGACCGCGCCCTGACGCGCGTGTACGGCAAACCCGCCGCCTTTGGCCGCACCGGCGGCAGCATCCCGATTGTCGCGGCCTTCCGCTCCCTGCTGGGCGCCCCCGTCCTGCTGGTGGACTTTGGCCTCAACGAGGACGCGCCCCACTCGCCCAACGAGAGCTTCGCGCTGGAGGACTACCACAATGGGATTCTGACGAGTGCGTATCTGCTTCAGGAGCTTGGGAAGTGAGGATGCTTGTGGCGCGTAGCTTGTGGCTTGTAGAGGAGGGGCATCTCTTTTTCCACAAGCTGCAAGCGACAGGCCACAAGCCCGCCGCGAGGCACCCATGATCCTCGGCTTCCTCGCCTCCCACGGCGGCAGCGCGGCGCGCTTTCTGACCGAAGCCTGCCGGGACGGGCGGCTCAGCGCCGTGCCGGTGGCGCTCGCCAGCAACAACAGCGGCAGCGCGGCGCTGGCGTGGGCGCGGGAGGCCGGGCTGAAGGCGGCGCACCTCAGCGGCGCGAAATACCCTGACCCGGACGCGCTGGACGCGGCGATTGTGGCCTTTTTGCAGGAAGCGGGCGTGGATACGTTGGTGCTGAGCGGCTACATGAAGGCGCTGGGGCCGCGCGTCCTTTCCGCCTACGCGGGGCGGCTGGTGAACATCCACCCCAGCCTGCTCCCCCGGCATGGCGGGCGCGGCATGTACGGCGACCGCGTGCATGAGGCGGTGCTGGCCTCCGGGGACAGCGAGTCGGGCGCGACCGTCCACCTCGTTACCGCCGGGATCGACGAGGGGCCGATGCTGGGGCAGGTGCGGGTGCCGGTGCTGCCGGGTGACACCCTCGCCACCCTTAAGGCGCGAGTGCAGGCGACCGAGGGGGAATTGCTGCTGCAAGCTCTGCGGAGTCTCGTTTGAAACGGAAGGTCTTTGACCTGCGCGCCTGGCCGCGTGTGGCCCGGCACACCCAGACGGTCACGCCGGTGCCGGGGTACGTCATCGTGGACTTTACCGCGCACGAGGTCGGCCGGACGCTGGACGTGCCCTTCGGTGACCGGACCATCCGCATTCTCGACCACGGCTCCCGCTGGGTCCGCGTCCACCCCACGGGAACGGGTGCGGGCGCCATCGGGGATGCGCTGACCGTCATGCTGGATGCGGCGGGCTGTCCCGAGCAGCTCTACGTGGACATTCACGCGGGCGAAGGCGTGGGTGGGGACGGCTTCCCCTGGATCGACGACCTGTACCTCGACGTGATCGCCGACTGGCAGGAGGGGTGGCGGGTTAGCGAGACACACATCATCGACGGCGAGGAACTGGAAGAAGCGGTAGAAGCGGGCCTCGTCTCCCCTGCCCTGGCCGAAGCGGCGTGGGCACACGCGCGGAAGGTGGAGGAGGAGCTGAGGATGGGGACGTATGGGCCGTTGGGGGTGGTGCGGGGGTATCTGGAAGACCCTTACACCTGAACGACCCACCGCCCGTTTGATTTTCCCCACCCCTTCCGCTAATCTGCTCTGCGCTGGAACGGTGTCCGAGTGGTTGAAGGAGCACGCCTGGAAAGCGTGTATACGGGCAACCGTATCGAGGGTTCGAATCCCTCCCGTTCCGCCAATCAGGCCAGAGGGCCGCTCACCGCTAGACGGGGGCGGCCCTCTGGCCGTTAAGCTGTGACATGGCCTCCGTACTGGGGACCTTCCTGCTGCTGCTCCCCCTGCTGCTCCTGCTGGGGTTCGGGGTGGCGGGGATGCTGGCCGCGCGGGAGTACCAGCACACCGGCTCACATGCGGCGGTGTGGCGGGCGGGTGCGTGGCTGGCGTTGGCCGCCGCCTGCGTGCCCCTGACGTTACCCATGATGGACGCGGTACTGGGCGGGAATGGTGGGACTGTGAATGAAAAGCTCCTGCTCGCCCTGCTGGCGCTGAGCGCCCTGCTGTTCATTCCCGCCCTGCGCGCCACGCTGCGGGAACGGGGCGGCCAGCCCACGCTGGGTCTGCTGCTGTGGCCGCCCGCCTTCCTGCTGCTGCTCCTGCCCTGGATCGGGGTGATCCTGGGGTATGTGCTGGGCTGAAGCTCAGGGCTTGCGCGCCCGCCACGCACTCACAAGCGGCAGCAGCGCCAGCACGGCGCACACATGGGCGAGGACCGGGAAACCCACCTGGGCGATGACCAGTCCGCCCAGCAGTGTCCCGGCGCCCGCTGCCACGTAGCCGAGGCCGTCGGTGATGCCCTGGGCGGCGGGATAGCGCGAGAGCGCCTTGCTCCCCGTCACGAAGGCGAGATTCCACCCCAGACCCAGCAGGAACATGCTGACGCCCAGCCAGGCGGCACCGGGCAGCGGCGCAGTGAGCGCGGCGGCGGCGAGCAGAAGCGCCCCTCCCACGTAACCCACCCGCAACCCCAGCCGGTCGATCAGCGGCCCGGTCAGCCAGCCGAAGCCGAACATGCCCGCGATATGGCCGGAAATCAGCGCGGCCACGCCCCCGTGATCCATTCCGAGATGGTGCGCCCGCAGTGGCGTCAGGCTCATCAGCGTGACCATCAGGCCCTGGGCGGTGGCGAGGGCCAGCGCGGTGGAGCGCACGCCCGGCACGGCGAAGGCCTGGCCGATGGAGAGCCGCGCTCTCGATGGCAGGGGCGCGGCAAGAGGCGTCCACAGCAGCATCAGCAATGCCGCGGTCCCCAGCAGTCCGCCCCCGACCAGCCACCCGGCGACCTCGGCAGAGGTGCCCAGGCGGGTGCCGAGGCTCTCCACCGCGCCGGAGAACCCGGTCATCAGGAAGGAACCCAGGACGCTCATCAGCATCAGCAGACCCAGGGCCGTGCCGCGCCGCGACTCGGGGACGCTCTCGGCAGCAGCGTAGCGCGCCTGCTGGTAGCCGCCCTGTGCCCCGCCCATCATCGCCGCCCCCAGCAAAAAGAGGGGCGTGAACCCGGCCCGCGCCCCGAGGAAGCCCAGGACGGCGCCGCAAGCTCCCAGCGTGAAGGCAGCCCCCAACCCCACCCGGCGCCCCGACCGCAACATCAGCGCGCCGAACAGGCCCGCCGAGAGGGCGGCCGACGCACTGATCAGCGTGCTGGGCAGCCCCGACAGGCTCTCGCGGCCCAGGTTGCTCATGATCAGGCTGGCGAGGACCGTGCTGACGGTGGTCGCGCCGGTCGCCAGCGCCTGCGCGGCATACAGCGGAAGGAGCCGCCCCAGCGGCAGGGCGGGGGCGGCATTCGGGCGAGTCTCGGCGCTCAAGGCGGGGGCCTTAGCCGCTCTGCGCGGCCCAGCGCCGCGCCACCGCCGTCTTCAGGTACTCGGCGGCCTCCTCGGTGCTCGCGCCCGGCGTGAACACCCGGCCCACGCCCAGTTCCTCCAGCTTGGGCAAATCCTGGTCGGGAATGATGCCCCCGCCGAACACGATGATGTCCTCGGCGCCCCGTTCGCGCAGCAGCGCCACCACCTCGCGGAAGTAGTGCATGTGCGCGCCCGACAGCACGCTGAGGCCGATGGCGTCCACGTCCTCCTGAATCGCGGCGTTCACGATCATCTCGGCGGTCTGGCGCAGCCCCGTATACACCACTTCCATCCCCGCGTCGCGCAGCGCCCGCGCCACCACCTTCGCGCCCCGGTCGTGGCCGTCCATGCCGGGCTTGGCAATCAGGACCCTGATGCGGCGGTCTTCCATGTTTGCAGTCCTCCTAACGCTCGTTTGGGCTCATGTTAGCGTGTGGCAGAGCCTTCAGCTTCCCGCCGCCCGTTGCACCCGCGCCACCACGCGCTCCCGGCCCAGAGCTTCGAGCATCTCGAACATGCCGGGGCTTTCGCTCGTTCCGGCGATGGCGGCGCGCAGGGGCTGCATCACCTTGCCGGGCTTGAGGCCCTTTTCCTCCGCAAAGGCGCGCAGGGCGGCCTCCGTCGTGGCCGGGTCGAAGCTGGGGAGATTCTTGAGGCGGGCGGCGAGTTCGCGCAGGAAGGGGCGGCCTTCCTCGATCAGCTTCTGCGCCTTCTCGGTGACCGGGTAATCCTCGGACCAGAAGTAGGGTGTCTTTTCCAGAAACTCGGAGAACACGTCCATGCGCGGAATCATCATGCGGACCACCGCGCGGAAGTAGTCGTCATAGGGGAGGTCGTGTTTCTGGGAGGCGAGGTAATCGTGGAGCCGCTTCGCCACCTCCTCCTCGCTCAGCACCTCGCGCAGGTACTTGCCATTCATCCACTTCAGCTTGTCCAGGCTGAAAACTGGGCCGCCCAGCGTCACGTCCTCCAGGCGGAAGACGCGCTGGAACTCGGCCAGGTCGAAGATTTCCCTGCCCTCGGGGTGGGTCCAGCCCATCGTGGCGAGGAAGTTCAGCATCGCCTCGGGCAGGAAGCCCTGCTCCATGTACCACTCGACGGAGGTGGGGTTCTTGCGCTTGCTGATCTTGGACTTGTCGGCGTTGCGCAGCAGTGGCATGTGCGCGAAGACGGGTTCCGGCCAGCCGAAGGCGCGGTACAGCAGGACGTGGATGGGCGTGGAGGTGATCCATTCCTCGGCGCGGATCACGTGCGTGACGCCCATCAGCCGGTCATCCACCACGTTGGCGAGGTGGTAGGTGGGGTAGCCGTCGGCCTTCAGCAGCACCTTGTCGTCGATCTCGCGGTTCTGGAAGGGAATCGGCTTGCGGAGCGCGTCATTGACCACCGTCTCGCCCTCACGCGGCACCTTCAGACGGATCACCGCCGCCTCGCCCGCCTCTACCCGCCGCTGCGCCTCGGTGGGATCGAGGTCGCGGCTGGGGACGGCGATCACGCGGCCTTCCTTTTGCGCCTCCTCGCGCAGGGCGGCCAGTTCCTCGGGCGTCTCGAAGGCGTAGTAGGCGTGGCCGGACCCCACCAGTCTGCGGGCGTACTCGCCGTAGAGGTCGAAGCGTTCGCTCTGGCGGTAGGGGCCGCCCTGGCCACCTTGCAGCGGGGACTCGTCGGGTGTCAGGCCCAGCCACTGCATCATCTGGAAGATGCGCTTTTCCGAGTCGGGAACGTAGCGGTTGCGGTCGGTGTCCTCGATACGGAGGATGAACTTGCCCTCCTCGCCCGCCGCCTGCGCCTGATGCGCGAGTGTGTGGTTGAAGAGGCCGATGTAGGCGGTTCCGACGTGGGGATCGCCGGTCGGGCTGGGAGCGATGCGGGTGACGACAGGCATGGGGGACAGGATAAGGGATAGAGGGAGTGGCACTGTTCTTTTTCGGTGCCCCGTTTCCGCTACCATGTCACCCATGAGCCGCCAAGCGACACGTCAAGCCACGGGCAGCCGCTCTTCACAGGCCCATACCTCAAACATGGGGGCGAAGGGAAGAACCGTCGTTCCTCAAGCCGTGCGGGAGGTCTTGCATGTAGGTGAGGGCGACACACTGCTATATGTGGTCGAAGGCGAGCAGGTCAGGCTGACCACACGGCAGCAGTTGGCGCAGGAGCTGTACGGCAGCCTGGCCGAGCCGGATGGCCGGGACTTCACGCAGGAACTGCTGGAAGAACGCCGGGCTGAGGCAGAACGTGCCAAGCCCTGAAGCGGGGGCGGGACGGCCCCTGCTGCTGGACGCGAGCGCCCTGCTGGCTTTTGTCCGCCGCGAACCGGGAGGCGAGCGGGTGCTGGAGAGCCTCAGCGGTGGCAAGCACCCCTGCCTGGTCAGTGCCGTACAACTGGTCGAAGTGGAAGGCAAGCTGGTCAGTGATGGCACCTCCACACCAGAACAGGTGGCCCGGCGCATCGGCCAACTGGGAAAGTTGCTGACGGCTGTCCCTTTTTCACCCCAAGCCGCCCAGGCCGCCGCCTTCTATTACGCCCGCCGCAGGCCGTACAACCTCAGCCTCGGAGATGCCCTCTGCCTGGGCACGGCGGAGATGCTGGGCGCGGACGTGATGACCGCCGAGCGGGCGTGGGCCGCCATTCCCGACCTACCGGTGCAAGTTCAGCTCATCCGCTGAGCCGGAAGGGGGCAGGAGGGGCGGGGCTTACCGCTTGATGTCCCGCACCTCGTCCCGCCCCCGCGCCACGTCCCGCACCCCTCGCCGCCCGAAGGCGTGGGCGAGGTCGCGTTCGCTGAGACGCAGCACGGTCGGGCGCCCGTGCGGGCAGGACCAGGGCTGCTCACAGACGGTCAGGGCGGCCAGCACGCCCTCGCCCCTCCCCGCGTCCAGCATCCCGGCCTTCAGCGCGGGCGCGCAGGCGAGGCGGGCCAGCACGTCTCGGCGGGGGTCGGGGCTGTCACCCAGCGCGGCCTCGATGATCTGCTCGTGCAGCCTCGGCACCGGCAGGGCGGCCAGGGCGGCGGGCAGCGTCCGCAGCCGGGCGAGGCCCGCGCCGAAGTCCTCGATGGTCAGGCCCCAGGCGCGCAGTTCGGACGCGCGCTCGTGCAGGCGGGCCACCTGTTCGGGCGTGAGGTGCAGCAGTTCGGGTTCGGGGAGTTCGGCGGGCGGCGCGGCGGTCAGCTCGCGCGTCAGCCGCTCGTACAGCGCGCGTTCGTGGGCGGCGTGCGCGTCCACGATCCACAGGTCGCCCTCACCCTGGGCGAGCAGGTACAACTCCTGATAGACGCCGACCAGCGTGAGGGCGGGAAAGGTTCCCCGCGCGGGGGCCGCCTGCGGTTCGGGCGGGGCGATCAGCGCGGGCGCGGCGCGGGCGAGAGGATGGGCGGCCAGGGCTTCCGTGACGGCGGCGCGAACGCGGGCCGCCACGCCGGGCAGGTCGGCCAGAGCGACGACCTGCTTGGCGGGGTGAACATTCGGGTTGTGGTCTTCGGGGGCAACCGTCAAATCCAGCACGCACAGCGGCGCCACGCCGGAAGGCAGCAGCTCCGCGAAGCCCTCGATGACTGCCTTTTCCAGCTCCGGCGGCGCGAGGATGGGCCGCCCGTTCACGCTGAAGTGCATCCGGTCGCGCCGGGCGCGGGTGAGTTCCGGGCGCGAGACGACACCGCGCACCCCCTCGGCCTCCACCCGCAGCACACGGTTCGCGCTGAGCGGCCCGTACACGCTTGCCACCGCGCCCCGGTGATCGGAAGGGGCGTGGGTCAGCCTCGGCTCGCCGTCCACCGTCAGGCGCCAGTACAGGCCGGGGTGATGCAGCACGTAGCGGCCCACCAGCGCGGTGATTTCGCGGACCTCCACGCCGGGCGGAGCCTGGGTGCGGAGGCGGGCGGGCAGGCGGGCGAAGAGGCTCCGCACCGTCACCGTCGTCCCGGCCGGAGCCGAGGTGCGGCGCACCGTTACAGCCTCCCCCGCCGCATGAACTTCCGACGCGCCGACCTGCGCCGCCGGGCGGGTCACCAGATGCAGTTCACCCGCCTGCGCCGCCGCCCACAGCGCCTCACCCCGGAAGCCCAGGGTGGAGACACGCTCGACCGCGCTCGCCTCCGGTTCCAGCTTGCTCGTCGCGTGCCGCACGGGCGCGAGCGCCACCGAATCCGCCGCGATGCCCGCCCCGTTGTCCCGCACCCGCACCAGCGCGAGGCCGCCGCCCTCCACCTCGACCTCGATGCGGGTGGCGCCCGCGTCCAGCGCGTTGTCCACCAGTTCGCGCACCACATCCAGCGGACGCGACACAACCTCGCCCGCCGCGATCAGGCGGGAGATATGGGGGGGGAGGAGGTGGATGGTCATGGGCGAGGTCTAACGGTCTAAAGGTCTAAGAGCACGATGGGCGAGTTTTCTTAGACGGTTAGACAGTCAGCTCTTAGACCTCCTCCTTTCCCGCTTCACGCTGCCATCTGTGCAGCACTTCCAGCGCCTGAAGCGGCGTGAGGCGGCTCAAATCCAGGGCGGCAAGTTCACGCAGCAGCTTGCGGTCGTCGCCCCCAGCGTTGAGGGCGGTCAGTAACCCAGCCGCACGGGTGGTGACGGGAGCGGGCAGTCCGGCGAGGCGCGCGACCTCCACGCCGTAGCTCTGGCGGGCCGCGCCGGGGATCACCTGATGGTAGAAGGTGAGGCCGTTCGCCTCGTCCTCCTCGGCGGCGACGTGGAGGTTGACGAGGCCGGGGTGGTCGGCTTCCAGGCGGGTGAGTTCGAAGTAATGGGTGGCAAAGAGGGTGTGCGCGCCCGCCGCGTGCAGGTGTTCCAGCGCCGCCTGCGCGATGGCGAGGCCGTCGAGGGTGGAGGTGCCGCGCCCCACCTCGTCCAGAATGACCAGGCTGCGGTGGGTCACGCCGTGCAGAATGGCCGCGAGTTCACTCATCTCCACCATGAAGGTGGAGCGACCCCCCGCGAGGTCGTCCGAAGCGCCGATGCGGGTGTGGATGGCGTCGTAGATGGGCAGTTCGGCGTGGTCGGCGGGGACGAAGGCGCCGACCTGATGCAGCAGAGCGCAGAGGGCCACCGTGCGGAGGTAGGTGCTCTTGCCCGCCATGTTCGGCCCGGTCAGGAGCAGGGTATGCCGGTGCGGGCCGAGGTCAGCGTCATTGGGGACGAAACGGCCGCCCGTCGCGCGCTCGACGACGGGGTGACGGGCCTGCACCAGCCGCGCCGCGCCCGTCACCGTCTGGGGCCGGACCCAGCCGCACGCCACGGCGATTTCGGCCAGCGCCGCCAGCACGTCCAGTTCGGCCAGCGCACCCGCCGCTTCCGCCAGGGCTTCGGCGTGCGCACTCAGGCCGTCGCGCAGTTCGGTGAAGACTTCCAGTTCCAGGCGCTGCGCTGCCGCCTCCAGGCGGGCGATCTCGCGCTCGCGCTCGCGCAAATCACTGCGGGTGAAGCGGGCGCGGTCCTTGAGAGTGGCGATCTGGCGGTAGTCGGCGGGGACCTTGCCCAGATGAGGCCCGTTGACTTCCAGGTAATACCCGAAGACGTTGTTGAAGCCCACCTTCAGGCTGCCGATGCCGGTCCGGGCACGCTCGCTGGTTTCCAGGTCCGCCAGCCAGGCGCGGTGTCCCAGCGCCTCGGAGCGCAGGCCGTCCAGTTCGGCGTGGAAGCCGTCGCGGATCAGGCCACCCTCGCCCACGCGGAGGGGCGGGTCGTCCACCAAAGCGGCGCGGATCAGCGTGACCACATCGGGGAGAGCGCCCAGGCGGGCGCGGATACCCGCCAGCAGGCCGTCCTGGTCGCCCAGCAGGTTCACGGCGTCAGGCAGCAGGTCGAGGGTCCGGGCCAGGGACGCCACCTCGCGCGGGGAGGCGCGGCGGGTCGCCACCCGCGCGGCGAGGCGTTCGAGGTCGTGGGCGCGGTAGAGCAGCGCCCGCACCGCCCCTCTCAGGTCGGGGACGCGGGTCAGGGTTTCCACCGCGTCCAGCCTGGAACGGATGCTGAGTTCGTCCAGCAGCGGCGCGCGCAGCCAGGCCCGCAGCCGCCGCCGTCCGCCCGCCGTGCGCGTCTCGTTCAGCACGTCCATCAGGGTCACGCCCTGGGGGGACTGGGGCGTGAAGACTTCCAGGGCGCGCACCGCCGCGTCGGGCAGGCGCATATGTGCCCCCGGCTCGAAGCGCACCACCCGCCGGACCATCTCCAGCCGTCCCTGCTGCGTGAGGCGGGCGTAGCCCAGCACCGCGCCGCACGCCCGCACCAGCGCCGCGCTGCCCAGCGACCCCGGCACCTCGCTCAGCACGGTCTTCAACTCCCGGCGCGCCCCCTCCTCGTCGAAATTGGCGGGTGAGAGCATCACCGGGAAGCGGGCCTGGAAATCGGCCAGCAGCGCGGCGTTTCCGGCCAGTTCCGGCGCGAGCAGCACTTCGCGCGCCCGGTGCCGCGCCAGTTCGTCGTAGAGGGCCGTGCGGGTGTGGAAGGCCGCGCAGCGGAACTCGCCGGTACTCACGTCCAGCAGCGCCAGCGCGTAGCCGTCCCCGGTCGCCACCGCGCCCAGGTAGTTCTCGTCGGCGGTGAGGTGGCGCTCCTCGGTCACCGTGCCGGGCGTGAGCAGTTGCGTCACCTTGCGCTCGACCAGGCCGCCGCCCGGCTCCTCGATCTGGTCCGCGACGGCCACCCGCACGCCCGCCGCCAGCAGGCGCTCCACGTTGCTGTCGAGCGCCCGCACCGGCACGCCCGCCATCGGCGTCGAGAAATCCTTGCTGCTCTTGTGCGTCAGGGCGATGCCCAGCAACCGGGCGGTGCGTTCGGCGTCCTCACCGAAGGTTTCGTAGAAGTCACCGACCTGAAAAAGAAGCAGAAACTCGGGGTGGGCGTCGCGCAGGGCCACGTACTGTTCGAGCATCGGCGGCAGCACCCCCGACCCCGTCCCCTTGAGCACGCTCTGCGGTACACCCA
The window above is part of the Deinococcus metallilatus genome. Proteins encoded here:
- the mutS gene encoding DNA mismatch repair protein MutS gives rise to the protein MPVGVPQSVLKGTGSGVLPPMLEQYVALRDAHPEFLLLFQVGDFYETFGEDAERTARLLGIALTHKSSKDFSTPMAGVPVRALDSNVERLLAAGVRVAVADQIEEPGGGLVERKVTQLLTPGTVTEERHLTADENYLGAVATGDGYALALLDVSTGEFRCAAFHTRTALYDELARHRAREVLLAPELAGNAALLADFQARFPVMLSPANFDEEGARRELKTVLSEVPGSLGSAALVRACGAVLGYARLTQQGRLEMVRRVVRFEPGAHMRLPDAAVRALEVFTPQSPQGVTLMDVLNETRTAGGRRRLRAWLRAPLLDELSIRSRLDAVETLTRVPDLRGAVRALLYRAHDLERLAARVATRRASPREVASLARTLDLLPDAVNLLGDQDGLLAGIRARLGALPDVVTLIRAALVDDPPLRVGEGGLIRDGFHAELDGLRSEALGHRAWLADLETSERARTGIGSLKVGFNNVFGYYLEVNGPHLGKVPADYRQIATLKDRARFTRSDLREREREIARLEAAAQRLELEVFTELRDGLSAHAEALAEAAGALAELDVLAALAEIAVACGWVRPQTVTGAARLVQARHPVVERATGGRFVPNDADLGPHRHTLLLTGPNMAGKSTYLRTVALCALLHQVGAFVPADHAELPIYDAIHTRIGASDDLAGGRSTFMVEMSELAAILHGVTHRSLVILDEVGRGTSTLDGLAIAQAALEHLHAAGAHTLFATHYFELTRLEADHPGLVNLHVAAEEDEANGLTFYHQVIPGAARQSYGVEVARLAGLPAPVTTRAAGLLTALNAGGDDRKLLRELAALDLSRLTPLQALEVLHRWQREAGKEEV